Part of the Vigna unguiculata cultivar IT97K-499-35 chromosome 3, ASM411807v1, whole genome shotgun sequence genome, CATagaattttttattcaactaGATATACAGTTACATACACTTacatttcatattaaaaatgctCCAAGTATACTTTCAGTTTCCTATCGAGAATTGGGAGTAACAGAGGTAACATATTTGAAATCGTCAACCGATGTGTTTCTGAATAAATGCAGATAGAAATTTCATTAGGATATTCAATTTCAGCATCCTTGTTGAGAATATCTGCCTTTTAAGAGTATTACTTGGGCCTTTTCTGCTTGTTCTTCTTTGATGCATTCCCGTTTTGAGAAAATTTTGCGAGGCCGTTTCTAAATGCTTCAAGATTTACCCCATTTCTCACCAAAATACTTGTTACTCCAATTTTTGAGATCTGCGATTACCGCTACAAATCATGGTACATATATAGCAAATTGATAATCCTTGTTCCAACTAAAGAATAGTAAATTCACACAAAACACTGTATGATCCAACCGTCAAATAAAAGACCCAGTTGAAAATGTGAAAACAACTATTGGTAAGAAAATTTAACAAACttcattgaaataaaaaaactggCAGACGCAATCTTTGTTACCTCTTGGATGTTACTATTATCATCGTCAAAGAATAGCATGGAGTTATAGGGGACCCCGGTCTTTGAATGAATTTTCTGAAAATGATCTGTTTTGTGTGTCCAGCTGTAAAATATTTCCTGAACAAAGAGAAAGAAGTAAATGTGGTCAAGACATGAATCTGGTTTACAAACATTTACCACACAAGAGAGGGAAGGCTTAAGGGGTATCCAAGGATTTCATCCGCAAAATTCAAAGCAAGAACATTGAATGGTTTTAAGAGAATCACAAGTTTTTGCTACTGCCCTGCAATATATTCTACATTTTTTCATGATTCGAATGATCAATTGGCTACCACAAGCCAGTTATTTCGGTGATAACATTTCTGAAATCATTAACTTCCAATGTATTCTTACAGAAAATcagaatgaaaagaaattttatcttttaattctACACGAGCTTTCTGTTttcattgaacttaagatatTTGCATTATCATTTGACAATCTCAGGATAATCTCTATGTTGTTTCTGTGATACTTTTGAGGAAACAGGAACAACCTAGTGTGATTTTGCTCAAGCTTTATTGTATGCTATGTGGTAGAATAAAATTCCTTCCAATGAGGCTCAATTTGAATAATTTCTCCAACAAacatgaaaaaaagtaaaacaaagtAATCCTCTCTTATAAATTGAAACTTATCTACTTGTGGAAGCTTTCTGGTTAAACTTTCCAACACCAACTAAActacataaactaatttttgcTAACAAGAGAACCATGATTCAGCATACttccataatttattttatcctttCTTGTTGCCGTCTGAATTGTTTCAATAAAAACCGAAACAACAGCACCAGGAACATCACAATCACTTCAATTTCAGTCGTTGTAATGGCAGAACCGCGACATGAAACAAAGGCAAAGAAAAACAACAGACCTCGGCGACAAACATTGACCTGATGCCGAGCTTGTCAAGATACGTGGTTGCAATGTCAGGAGTTGGTGACTTGGAAGCAATTGCAGCATGAATGTTCTGGCTTTTGAGCGCATGCAAAATGCCTCTAGAATGAGGAAACAAATACGGCGTGTCGTGCTTCGAACGGCACTCACTGAAATTAAACAACGACATGGGTTTTTAGAAGGAGTGAAAAGTTTATGAAGCAAGTTAGTATGATAAAGACGCAGGAAGAAGATGAACCAGTAGAAAGGCCAAAGAGTGTAATCGAGATCGAAGACGACGAGCTTGGGAAGCAGTTGAAAAACTCCGATTATCTGCAATGCCTCTGCTTTCACCTTCTCCACCTCCTCCATGTTTCTGCTTCCTATTCTATGGATCATGCCTTCATGGCTCTTAAATATTCTTCCACTCAAACCACATtatcaacattttatttatttatggagttgctttttttttttcccttatttttattttttacattttcgtTTTTAGTGTAATTTCATCACTCAAAATGTCGTGaacttttttctattattttgacTGGAATATGCTTTtgtttttaatactttttattttttttctttttggattacttatttatttatttttacattaataaaatGTTCTATCGAAGCCccttaattttaataacatgaTAATgtgatattttcaaaaattaattaatttccttttaaggtataataatataatccagcttaaattagaattaaagtaattagttttataaattaccGGGTTTCTGTATAcgttaattcatattttttattatatttaaataataacattttaaaatgtatataactatatatattttaaaatacttttgacataaaataaaataagaaaagtaaataaattgttaagaaaaaaaaaggtaaaatttttCTCTTAagtcaattaattatttttaatctctgGTAGACACAATAATAACATGTAATAAACTAGTGATGcaatgttgttttgttttttcctgAATTATAATGACACAATAATAACATGTAATAAACTAGTGATGTAATGCCTggttagagatggcaaataaatccgtgcccgtgggtatcacccgaactcGTCCCTgttttgacgggaaatccccgctttgactgggtatgggtatgggtatgggtaatacccgaaattttcaactggagATGAGGATaaggatggggatatatatatacccgcccaaatacccgtccccgcttaaattactaaactatttataatttattaaataatctaaaaaatatatataaataaataatatatttacacataaaatataatataatataatataatataatatagtatatatacatataaataaaatatacttatatatatatatatatttacacatatacatgtaatataatataatataatataatataatataatatacatataatatatatacataataatataatataatatatataatatatacgtataaaacaaattaatcatttaactagtgagatcttttataaacaaatttataacattacaaatttataaaaatttaaaagaaatatatatatatatatatatatatatatatatatatataagcataaaatatctacgcatatacatataatatatatacataataatataatatatattattatatttatattattatataatataatataatatatacttaaaataaatatatatctataaatatatatatatatatatatatatatataaacataagatatccacacatataatatatatacatagtaataataatataatatataatataatataatatatataaataattatatatatatatatatataaacataagatatccacacatataatatatatatacacatagtaatataatatataatataatataatataatatatatatatatatatatatatatatatatatataacatatttctcattctctttgttttttgttatacactttgtttactctctcaattgtctggtttgtttttcaagatttaattttgaaggtaatttttcttcttcttattacataatttttactctttgtacatggttatgttcaaataggtgttcctcaatttcattctatgaaataatttttaggttacacatttgattatctttatttatttatttattttcatgaaaatgtttgactcttatt contains:
- the LOC114179504 gene encoding magnesium-dependent phosphatase 1-like, giving the protein MIHRIGSRNMEEVEKVKAEALQIIGVFQLLPKLVVFDLDYTLWPFYCECRSKHDTPYLFPHSRGILHALKSQNIHAAIASKSPTPDIATTYLDKLGIRSMFVAEEIFYSWTHKTDHFQKIHSKTGVPYNSMLFFDDDNSNIQEISKIGVTSILVRNGVNLEAFRNGLAKFSQNGNASKKNKQKRPK